In Drosophila willistoni isolate 14030-0811.24 chromosome XR unlocalized genomic scaffold, UCI_dwil_1.1 Seg144, whole genome shotgun sequence, one DNA window encodes the following:
- the LOC6638772 gene encoding protein sneaky produces MFHFLTKAIRQLLARLGKPIYCLVYGHRQEGGPWTKSLRCLCRVILGFVLAYLLWQLVALNFNLNRLFDKAPVHVPVFSMFVLAYTLAFVVNRNVRAVTLLIFVALVGKSGRSYLRAVAFAFVISGPIDNLANNAGEVARVFACTTVLTYNLTKTRFDLMAKPFTNTLKHMKEDIVEIQTTFGELQGVLADLKYGVEHTDIEDDQFGTANRYNRNSRAAAKGNATKQPEVNTTTAPAPASAGHPELPSSDEVQEKFLRNMRNRCKHQLRSGHQVCQQIFHQGYHKCKTNFPDFIAPAICWPYRVDIICKINIFGNPDKICDPAQVVPRNFGETYVKLLNTERELFDNSTNIEITYELQNSSAVQDTMRSAQQTSEAFTEDFNRRKRIFNAIMLLIEKFLCLFILRVIFASIQYFLRYRRNVEFDNFYITDYFKHVDKRRKDTSKRSILPLKSYEKPNYVDVDHVCSRTAEESRTVIYHLLQLSLEVITVGLFLLMDRMVVNLLRIINKRSLIEYHQEGEHEVRFHINGTGLMARLLRTTMKNFNIHERVSTSLSNEDCLPKAHVLPNSFYYKLLLLYLAIILLIYQSTTFLRLRRVICSYFFYKREKQRILFLYNRMLRDRQSNFEILRLHAEENLASRRVQDNVNICLRLRLSFPEVFGCLSRFSCAKRNCLICDVLENGKFVICPNCGLPYCRDCCLELKSHCISCDQIMLFTADQRGGGGGDTSSDETSGDEIYSYRKEK; encoded by the exons ATGTTTCATTTTCTAACAAAAGCTATTAGACAATTGCTTGCCCGCTTGGGTAAACCAATCTATTGCCTGGTCTATGGTCATCGACAGGAAGGCGGCCCTTGGACAAAGTCATTACGCTGCTTGTGTAGAGTGATATTGGGATTTGTGTTGGCCTATCTATTGTGGCAGCTTGTGgcattaaatttcaatttgaatcgTCTATTCGACAAGGCGCCGGTGCATGTGCCCGTCTTCTCGATGTTTGTGCTGGCCTATACCCTGGCCTTTGTTGTCAATCGTAATGTGAGGGCAGTCACTCTATTGATATTTGTGGCATTGGTGGGCAAATCAGGACGCAGTTATCTGCGAGCTGTTGCATTTGCTTTCGTTATATCGGGACCGATTGATAATCTGGCCAATAATGCGGGTGAAGTGGCCCGGGTGTTTGCCTGCACCACAGTTTTGAcatataatttaacaaaaactcGTTTCGATTTGATGGCAAAACCATTCACAAATACCCTGAAACATATGAAAGAGGACATTGTGGAGATACAAACGACTTTTGGAGAGCTCCAAGGTGTCCTGGCTGATCTCAAATATGGTGTAGAGCATACAGATATAGAGGATGATCAATTTGGCACCGCCAACCGCTATAATCGCAATAGTCGGGCGGCAGCGAAGGGCAATGCCACCAAGCAACCGGAAGTCAACACAACCACTGCACCTGCACCTGCATCTGCTGGTCATCCTGAATTGCCCAGTTCTGATGAGGTGCAAGAAAAATTTCTACGCAACATGCGAAATCGCTGCAAACATCAATTGCGTAGTGGCCATCAAGTTTGCCAGCAAATCTTTCATCAGGGCTATCacaaatgcaaaacaaacTTTCCCGATTTCATTGCCCCGGCCATATGTTGGCCATATCGTGTGGATATCATATGCAAAATCAATATCTTTGGCAATCCGGATAAGATATGCGACCCCGCGCAAGTGGTGCCACGCAATTTTGGCGAAACCTATGTCAAATTGTTGAATACAGAGCGAGAGCTCTTCGATAATAGTACGAATATTGAGATCACTTATGAGCTACAGAACTCGAGTGCCGTGCAGGACACAATGCGGTCAGCTCAGCAGACATCGGAGGCCTTCACCGAGGATTTCAATCGTCGCAAGAGAATTTTCAATGCCATCATGCTGTTGATTGAGaagtttttatgtttattcATTCTGCGTGTCATATTCGCATCAATACAATATTTCCTACGCTATCGTCGCAATGTGGAATTCGATAATTTCTATATAACCGATTATTTCAAACATGTGGATAAGCGACGCAAGGACACATCGAAACGTTCGATTCTACCCCTGAAGAGCTATGAGAAACCCAACTATGTGGATGTCGATCATGTGTGCAGTCGCACGGCCGAAGAATCGCGAACTGTGATCTATCATCTATTGCAACTCTCATTGGAGGTGATTACAGTGGGTCTGTTTCTGCTAATGGATCGTATGGTTGTAAATCTATTGAGAATTATCAACAAACGATCGCTAATCGAATATCATCAAGAGGGTGAACATGAAGTTCGTTTTCAT ATTAATGGTACTGGGCTGATGGCTCGTCTCCTGCGCACTACCATGAAGAATTTCAATATCCATGAACGTGTCTCCACATCGCTGAGCAATGAGGATTGCCTGCCCAAGGCACATGTTTTGCCCAATAGTTTCTATTACAAACTATTGCTACTCTATTTGGCCATCATATTGCTTATCTATCAGAGTACGACCTTTTTGCGTTTGCGCCGCGTCATTTGCAGCTATTTCTTTTATAAGAGGGAAAAGCAACGTATACTCTTTCTATATAATCGCATGCTCCGCGATCGTCAATCGAATTTCGAAATCCTACGACTCCATGCCGAAGAGAATTTGGCCTCACGACGTGTCCAGGATAATGTGAATATTTGTCTGCGTTTACGTTTAAGTTTTCCCGAAGTGTTTGGCTGTCTGAGTCGTTTCTCTTGTGCGAAACGTAATTGTTTGATTTGTGACGTACTGGAAAATGGCAAATTTGTAATATGCCCCAATTGTGGTTTACCCTATTGTCGAGATTGCTGTTTGGAGTTGAAATCGCATTGCATTTCATGTGATCAGATAATGTTATTTACCGCTGATCAAAGAGGGGGAGGAGGAGGGGATACCAGCAGCGATGAGACTAGCGGTGATGAAATTTATAGCTATAGAAAAGAGAAATGA